A single genomic interval of Coleofasciculus chthonoplastes PCC 7420 harbors:
- a CDS encoding putative Ig domain-containing protein, which produces MPKIIVTNTKDNGSGSLREALALAQSGDTIKFSSSIAGKTLTLRTGQLEISPGKNITIDGADAPGLKISGNKQSRIFYVNSNQDFNASLTLKNLDLINGYTNERGGAIEITHQGALTVDNVQFKNNVADNGGGAIYSAWETELIVNASTFDNNKAVAGNDERGAGAIAFVSPGEITVTNSEFTNNQGINGGAINSLQGKLTIENSTFLNNHTTAAFYDTGNKNPSLRGYGGAVYTDRASSGSDATSGTIQIIDSVFEGNKGRGEGGAAYLYTGTQDNVIIEGSLFENNEVLALPNGGNKGNGGAVVQLSNGLNKGLVVRDTTFANNTAANQGGGLWTYDAPTKIINSTFSGNQTTGDTSGSVGGGMTLYSPTEIIDSTIAYNNASWVGGGVSASKNADVSVKNTIFYENTADNGTNDWGIQQHTNKELTDKGGNVQYPPKATNNWNDYNATAKIRIIDAQLSPLQDNGGPVPTHLIGNPNITAGAFFEDSGSTGGGEITNNDPTLVSPIADQSVEAEDSFSLDITNNFTDADGDSLTYSATLEDGTALPDWLNFDSQTGTFSGTPDTGDETQLNILVTASDGQGGTQTDVFELDITPAPVVNNDPTLVSPIADQTVEAEDSFSLDITNNFTDADGDNLTYSATLAEGNALPDWLIFDSQTGTFSGTPDTGDETQLNILVTASDGQGGTQTDGFELDITPAPVVNNDPTLVSPIADQTVEVEDSFSLDITNNFTDADGDNLTYSATLAEGNALPDWLSFDSQTGTFSGTPDTGDETQLNILVTASDGQGGTQTDVFELDITPAPVVNNDPTLVSPIADQTVEVEDSFSLDITNNFTDVDGDNLTYSATLAEGNALPDWLSFDSQTGTFSGTPDTGDETQLNILVTASDGQGGTQTDGFELDITPAPVVNNDPTLVSPIADQTVEVEDSFSLDITNNFTDVDGDNLTYSATLAEGNALPDWLSFDSQTGTFSGTPDTGDETQLNILVAASDGQGGTQTDVFELDITPAPVVNNDPTLVSPIADQTVEVEDSFSLDITNNFTDVDGDNLTYSATLAEGNALPDWLSFDSQTGTFSGTPDTGDETQLNILVTASDGQGGTQTDGFELDITPAPVVNNDPTLVSPIANQTAKTKEVYSLDISNYFTDADGDTLTFSATGLPKGLNLNPETGVISGTPRNKAIGTNSITLTVNDGNGGEISDDFDLTVNRGTRNNGNAKPKLNFNNDLLFLKGNSPADKLLFTLTGNHSSFVSEVGIFEVDNAAGKINGIKPGETGYLQAALDEGNVLFSSLPNNFAGNNLTRILDVEQVFGEQNPNLGFYLVQNSTTDNVQAALDSGQTPSNVWFSLPSANANNTDYFEVLNGENNQFTLNWQNPMAEGNDTLTLMVESTNELPALGTQLQGERELIDLRGQSSPVDANFIEIKSHAGFDNSVGLYVIENEEGAVEDPMTGQLIYPEDEGYAQAALAQSVVSDVNRGMATFDTQLEGGSLLAPYIIANGTTEELLAENSNNQYQGYGEPIAYFAYLGANPDKVDHIRLLGDNTFGFEDLHGGGDQDFNDFTFQIDLTVA; this is translated from the coding sequence ATGCCAAAGATCATTGTTACCAACACAAAAGACAATGGATCAGGTTCCTTAAGAGAAGCACTTGCCCTAGCGCAATCAGGAGATACGATTAAATTCAGTTCCAGCATTGCCGGAAAGACTCTTACACTCAGAACAGGTCAACTGGAAATTAGTCCAGGAAAAAATATAACCATTGATGGGGCGGACGCTCCCGGTCTGAAAATTAGCGGGAATAAACAATCCCGCATTTTTTATGTCAACTCGAATCAAGATTTCAACGCCAGTCTGACGTTAAAAAACCTTGACCTGATCAACGGGTATACCAATGAACGCGGCGGTGCAATTGAAATCACCCACCAAGGCGCATTAACGGTCGATAATGTTCAGTTTAAGAACAACGTCGCGGATAATGGTGGCGGCGCAATCTATAGCGCCTGGGAAACCGAATTAATCGTTAACGCCAGCACCTTTGATAATAATAAAGCCGTTGCCGGAAATGATGAACGCGGCGCTGGTGCCATTGCCTTTGTCAGTCCCGGCGAAATCACTGTAACTAATAGTGAATTTACCAACAACCAAGGGATTAACGGCGGGGCAATTAATAGTCTCCAAGGCAAATTAACCATTGAAAACTCCACGTTCCTCAACAACCACACTACCGCTGCATTTTATGATACCGGAAACAAAAATCCATCCTTAAGAGGGTACGGTGGTGCCGTTTACACTGACCGCGCCAGTAGTGGAAGTGATGCCACCTCTGGCACAATTCAGATTATTGATAGTGTCTTTGAAGGAAATAAAGGTCGCGGGGAAGGCGGTGCCGCTTATCTCTACACGGGGACACAGGATAATGTAATTATTGAAGGCAGCCTCTTTGAAAATAACGAAGTTTTAGCACTCCCCAATGGCGGAAATAAAGGGAACGGAGGTGCCGTTGTCCAACTCAGCAATGGACTCAACAAAGGATTAGTTGTTCGTGACACAACTTTTGCCAATAATACAGCAGCCAATCAGGGCGGTGGTTTATGGACGTATGATGCCCCAACGAAAATAATTAACAGCACGTTTTCGGGTAATCAAACCACAGGCGATACATCAGGAAGTGTCGGCGGTGGAATGACATTGTACAGTCCCACGGAAATTATTGACTCGACTATTGCTTACAATAACGCGAGCTGGGTTGGTGGTGGAGTATCGGCTAGCAAGAATGCCGATGTCAGCGTCAAGAATACCATCTTTTACGAGAATACAGCCGATAATGGCACAAATGATTGGGGGATTCAGCAACACACGAATAAGGAATTAACTGACAAGGGTGGGAATGTCCAATATCCACCGAAAGCCACTAATAACTGGAACGATTACAATGCGACTGCCAAGATTAGAATAATCGATGCCCAATTGAGTCCATTGCAGGATAACGGGGGTCCGGTTCCGACGCATCTTATCGGGAATCCAAATATAACAGCAGGGGCTTTCTTTGAAGATTCCGGCTCAACAGGTGGCGGTGAAATAACAAATAATGACCCCACCTTAGTTTCTCCCATCGCTGACCAAAGCGTTGAAGCCGAAGACTCCTTTAGTTTGGATATCACCAATAACTTTACTGATGCAGATGGGGATAGTTTAACCTACAGCGCCACGTTAGAAGATGGAACGGCGCTACCTGATTGGTTAAATTTTGACTCACAGACAGGTACATTCAGCGGTACGCCAGATACAGGTGATGAAACTCAACTAAATATCTTAGTCACAGCGTCAGATGGACAAGGCGGAACACAAACTGATGTGTTCGAGTTAGATATTACTCCTGCACCTGTAGTCAACAATGACCCCACATTAGTCTCTCCCATTGCTGACCAAACCGTTGAAGCCGAAGACTCCTTCAGTTTGGATATCACCAATAACTTTACTGATGCTGATGGCGATAATTTAACCTACAGCGCCACATTAGCAGAGGGAAATGCCCTACCTGATTGGTTAATTTTTGACTCCCAAACAGGAACATTCAGCGGTACGCCAGATACAGGTGATGAAACTCAACTAAATATCTTAGTCACAGCGTCAGATGGACAAGGCGGAACACAAACTGATGGGTTCGAGTTAGATATCACTCCTGCACCTGTGGTGAACAATGACCCCACATTAGTTTCTCCCATTGCTGACCAAACCGTTGAGGTAGAAGACTCGTTCAGTCTAGATATCACCAATAACTTTACTGATGCTGATGGCGATAATTTAACCTACAGCGCCACATTAGCAGAGGGAAATGCCCTACCTGATTGGTTAAGTTTTGACTCCCAAACAGGAACATTCAGCGGTACTCCGGACACAGGTGATGAAACTCAACTGAATATCTTAGTCACAGCATCAGATGGACAAGGCGGAACACAAACTGATGTGTTCGAGTTAGATATCACTCCTGCACCTGTAGTCAACAATGACCCCACATTAGTCTCGCCTATCGCTGACCAAACGGTTGAGGTAGAAGACTCGTTCAGTCTAGATATCACCAATAACTTTACTGATGTGGATGGGGATAATTTAACCTACAGCGCCACATTAGCAGAGGGAAATGCCCTACCTGATTGGTTAAGTTTTGACTCCCAAACAGGAACATTCAGCGGTACTCCGGACACAGGTGATGAAACTCAACTAAATATCTTAGTCACAGCGTCAGATGGACAAGGGGGAACACAAACCGATGGGTTTGAGTTAGATATCACTCCTGCACCTGTGGTGAACAATGACCCCACATTAGTCTCGCCTATCGCTGACCAAACGGTTGAGGTAGAAGACTCGTTCAGTCTAGATATCACCAATAACTTTACTGATGTGGATGGGGATAATTTAACCTACAGCGCCACATTAGCAGAGGGAAATGCCCTACCTGATTGGTTAAGTTTTGACTCCCAAACAGGAACATTCAGCGGTACGCCAGATACAGGTGATGAAACTCAACTAAATATCTTAGTCGCAGCGTCAGATGGACAAGGCGGAACACAAACTGATGTGTTCGAGTTAGATATCACTCCTGCACCTGTAGTCAACAATGACCCCACATTAGTCTCGCCTATCGCTGACCAAACGGTTGAGGTAGAAGACTCGTTCAGTCTAGATATCACCAATAACTTTACTGATGTGGATGGGGATAATTTAACCTACAGCGCCACATTAGCAGAGGGAAATGCCCTACCTGATTGGTTAAGTTTTGACTCCCAAACAGGAACATTCAGCGGTACTCCGGACACAGGTGATGAAACTCAACTAAATATCTTAGTCACAGCGTCAGATGGACAAGGCGGAACACAAACCGATGGGTTTGAGTTAGATATCACTCCTGCACCTGTGGTGAACAATGACCCCACATTAGTCTCTCCCATTGCTAACCAAACGGCAAAGACAAAAGAAGTTTACAGTTTAGATATCAGTAACTATTTCACTGACGCCGATGGCGACACTCTCACCTTCTCGGCTACGGGTTTACCCAAAGGATTAAACCTGAATCCGGAAACGGGTGTAATTAGTGGTACTCCCCGCAATAAAGCCATTGGCACTAACTCGATTACTCTCACCGTTAATGATGGTAATGGAGGGGAAATCAGTGATGACTTTGACTTAACGGTCAATCGGGGAACAAGGAATAATGGCAATGCCAAACCGAAACTCAACTTCAACAATGATCTGTTGTTCCTCAAAGGTAACTCTCCAGCCGATAAACTCCTGTTCACGCTTACGGGTAATCACTCATCCTTTGTCAGTGAAGTTGGCATTTTTGAAGTGGATAATGCGGCTGGGAAGATTAATGGGATTAAACCCGGAGAAACTGGTTATCTGCAAGCTGCTTTGGATGAAGGAAACGTTCTGTTCTCCAGTTTGCCCAATAATTTTGCTGGCAATAACCTGACTCGGATTTTGGATGTGGAGCAAGTTTTCGGTGAGCAAAACCCCAATCTGGGATTTTATCTGGTGCAAAACAGCACAACGGATAATGTCCAAGCCGCATTAGATTCAGGACAAACGCCAAGCAATGTCTGGTTTAGTCTTCCCAGCGCTAATGCCAACAATACGGATTATTTTGAGGTATTGAATGGAGAGAACAATCAGTTTACTCTCAATTGGCAAAACCCAATGGCAGAAGGTAACGATACTCTGACTCTAATGGTTGAATCGACGAATGAATTACCTGCGTTAGGAACTCAATTACAAGGAGAACGAGAACTCATTGATTTACGTGGACAAAGCAGTCCAGTAGACGCGAATTTTATCGAGATCAAGAGTCATGCTGGTTTCGATAATTCCGTCGGGTTGTATGTGATTGAAAATGAAGAGGGAGCAGTTGAAGATCCAATGACGGGTCAACTGATTTACCCAGAAGACGAAGGTTATGCCCAAGCCGCCCTTGCCCAATCGGTGGTTAGTGATGTGAATCGGGGGATGGCGACGTTTGACACCCAGTTAGAGGGAGGAAGTCTTCTCGCGCCTTACATTATCGCCAATGGCACCACGGAGGAATTGCTGGCTGAGAATTCCAACAATCAGTACCAGGGTTATGGAGAACCCATTGCCTATTTTGCCTACTTAGGTGCGAATCCTGATAAAGTTGACCACATTCGCCTACTGGGTGATAACACCTTTGGCTTTGAAGATTTGCATGGAGGTGGTGACCAAGATTTTAATGATTTCACCTTCCAGATTGATTTAACCGTTGCCTAA
- a CDS encoding DUF2256 domain-containing protein gives MKKAKSDLPTKICPVCERPFTWRKKWAKCWDNVKFCSERCRRRKSQAS, from the coding sequence GTGAAGAAAGCTAAGTCAGACCTACCGACCAAAATCTGCCCCGTCTGCGAACGTCCTTTCACTTGGCGCAAAAAATGGGCGAAATGCTGGGATAATGTAAAGTTCTGCTCGGAACGCTGCCGCCGACGCAAATCCCAAGCCAGTTGA
- the upp gene encoding uracil phosphoribosyltransferase has translation MIPQVTVIDHPFVQHKLTLMRQADTSTAKFRQLMKEVGGLLAYEVTRDLPLKYAPIKTPLAPMHAPMLASDKKMVIVSIMRAGQGLVDGILELIPSARLGHIGLYRDPTTRIPIEYYCKLPHDIEHRDILVVDPMVATGNTAVAAVDRVKDFIPLSIKFLCLLAAPEGIANFHDHHPEVPLYTAAIDESLDDHGYILPGLGDAGDRLFGTK, from the coding sequence ATGATCCCTCAAGTTACAGTAATCGATCACCCATTCGTACAGCACAAGCTAACCCTTATGCGTCAGGCTGACACCAGTACAGCTAAATTTCGTCAACTGATGAAAGAAGTTGGCGGCTTGCTAGCTTACGAGGTAACGCGGGACTTACCGCTTAAATACGCACCGATTAAAACACCTCTGGCTCCCATGCACGCTCCCATGCTGGCTTCAGATAAGAAAATGGTGATTGTTTCGATTATGCGGGCAGGACAAGGGCTGGTTGATGGTATCTTAGAATTGATCCCTTCCGCCCGCTTAGGGCATATTGGCTTGTATCGCGATCCAACGACTCGGATTCCGATTGAATATTATTGCAAACTGCCTCATGATATTGAACACCGAGACATCTTGGTGGTTGATCCCATGGTGGCGACAGGGAATACAGCCGTAGCCGCTGTGGATCGGGTGAAGGATTTTATCCCGTTGTCCATCAAGTTTTTGTGCTTGCTAGCTGCACCGGAGGGAATCGCCAATTTCCATGATCATCATCCGGAAGTCCCTCTGTATACCGCCGCGATTGATGAAAGCTTAGACGATCATGGTTATATTTTACCCGGACTTGGGGATGCAGGCGATCGCCTGTTTGGGACAAAATAG
- a CDS encoding Rpn family recombination-promoting nuclease/putative transposase, whose product MRFISPKIDYAFKKIFGSEQSQEILISFLNAIIYNEEKIIQSLTIVNPYNPGQVMTLKETYLDVKAVLADGSIVVIEMQIAPMTAFNKRVAYNLAKAYSNQLKTGDDYPFLNPAIAVTITDFILFANTDQVINQFVFQEETQKFELLDGELKLIFVELPKFNKTLSELQSLTDKWIYFLKEAASLESVPDNLGEVSEIELALNLANQATMTVEELEVVDRRGMMLQDEKGRLDYAEEKGKEEGRLQQTKTLVGRLIMKRFGEIPLAISRKIEELPLSDLERLTEEIFDFQSLPDLASWLEDRQ is encoded by the coding sequence ATGAGGTTTATTAGTCCCAAGATCGATTATGCCTTTAAAAAAATATTTGGTTCCGAACAAAGCCAAGAGATTTTAATCAGTTTTCTCAATGCAATAATTTATAACGAAGAAAAAATCATTCAATCCCTAACAATTGTTAATCCCTATAATCCGGGTCAGGTGATGACCTTAAAAGAAACGTATTTAGATGTCAAAGCCGTTTTAGCGGATGGGTCTATTGTGGTCATTGAAATGCAAATAGCGCCGATGACTGCCTTTAACAAGCGGGTAGCTTATAACTTGGCAAAAGCCTATAGTAACCAGTTAAAAACAGGCGATGATTATCCTTTCCTGAATCCAGCAATTGCCGTAACAATTACTGATTTTATCTTGTTTGCCAACACAGATCAGGTAATTAATCAATTTGTCTTTCAAGAGGAAACCCAAAAATTTGAACTTCTAGATGGTGAATTGAAGCTGATTTTTGTCGAACTTCCCAAGTTCAATAAAACCTTGTCTGAACTACAGAGTTTAACCGATAAATGGATTTATTTCCTGAAAGAAGCCGCGAGTTTGGAGAGTGTTCCTGATAATTTAGGGGAAGTTTCAGAGATAGAACTTGCTTTAAACCTTGCTAATCAAGCCACAATGACGGTAGAAGAGTTGGAGGTGGTTGATCGGCGAGGCATGATGTTGCAAGATGAAAAAGGACGGCTGGATTATGCTGAAGAAAAAGGGAAAGAAGAAGGGCGGCTACAACAGACCAAAACCCTAGTAGGGCGTCTAATTATGAAGCGTTTTGGCGAAATTCCGTTGGCAATCAGCCGCAAAATTGAAGAATTACCGTTGAGTGATTTGGAACGATTAACTGAGGAAATTTTCGATTTTCAAAGTTTACCAGATTTAGCCAGTTGGTTGGAGGATCGTCAGTAG
- a CDS encoding isoaspartyl peptidase/L-asparaginase: MQPKLIIHGGAGSALKTKDATQAVRDSLYKILDEVYALLSSGANAREAVIRGCQLLEDEPRYNAGTGSVLQSDGQIRMSASLMDGKPQRFSGVINVSRIKNPINLAKILQDCPDRILSDFGAAELVREVNAPIYNPLTDKRLQEWLQDRQDNFERTMADVVSEPELLSSEAGRGTIGVVALDSQGGLAAGTSTGGKGFERIGRVSDSAMPAGNYANLNAGVSCTGIGEDIIDECFAARVVVRVTDGLSLAEAMERSIKEAKENQRDLGAIAIDARGAIACGKTSQILLAAYHTGHHKGDTLEMIEEVQTV, encoded by the coding sequence ATGCAACCCAAATTAATTATTCATGGTGGTGCCGGAAGCGCCCTGAAAACCAAAGACGCCACCCAAGCGGTGCGCGATTCGCTTTATAAAATACTGGATGAGGTGTATGCCCTGTTATCATCGGGTGCAAACGCCCGTGAAGCGGTGATTCGAGGTTGTCAACTCCTCGAAGATGAACCCCGCTATAATGCCGGAACGGGTTCGGTATTACAATCGGATGGACAGATTCGCATGAGTGCATCGCTGATGGATGGTAAACCTCAACGCTTTAGCGGTGTGATTAATGTCTCACGGATTAAAAATCCCATCAATTTGGCGAAGATTTTGCAAGATTGTCCCGATCGCATTCTCTCGGATTTTGGGGCGGCGGAATTGGTGCGGGAAGTGAATGCACCGATTTACAACCCCTTGACTGATAAGCGTTTACAGGAATGGTTACAGGATAGACAGGACAACTTTGAACGGACGATGGCGGATGTGGTTAGCGAACCCGAACTCCTCTCTTCGGAAGCTGGACGTGGCACAATTGGAGTCGTGGCGTTAGATAGTCAGGGCGGCTTGGCGGCGGGTACATCAACCGGAGGGAAGGGATTTGAACGCATTGGTCGAGTCAGCGACTCGGCAATGCCTGCGGGGAATTACGCTAACCTCAACGCTGGGGTAAGCTGTACTGGAATTGGGGAAGATATCATTGATGAATGCTTCGCCGCACGGGTGGTGGTGCGCGTCACCGACGGCTTATCCTTAGCCGAAGCCATGGAACGTTCTATAAAAGAAGCAAAGGAGAATCAGCGGGATTTAGGTGCGATCGCCATTGACGCTAGGGGGGCGATCGCCTGCGGAAAAACCAGCCAAATTCTCCTTGCTGCTTACCATACCGGACACCACAAGGGAGACACACTAGAAATGATCGAGGAGGTGCAAACGGTATAG
- a CDS encoding response regulator transcription factor — MRRILIIEDDISLRDNLSEILAMEGYNPANGYDVIATDNGSSGVNFSLCLNPELIICDINMPGFDGYTVLSQLRRFGRQTPFIFLTAKSEPRDIERGIRLGANLYVTKPYVLEEFISMVKRVLTDIPSPSSASKV; from the coding sequence ATGCGAAGAATTCTAATCATTGAAGATGACATAAGCCTACGGGATAATTTATCTGAAATTTTAGCAATGGAAGGATATAATCCCGCCAATGGCTATGATGTCATTGCCACAGATAACGGGTCAAGTGGCGTCAACTTTAGCTTATGTCTGAACCCAGAATTAATTATTTGCGACATTAATATGCCCGGATTTGATGGGTATACCGTCTTATCACAACTGCGCCGTTTTGGTCGCCAAACCCCGTTTATTTTTTTGACAGCAAAATCCGAACCCAGGGATATTGAACGCGGGATACGTCTAGGAGCCAATCTGTATGTAACAAAACCTTATGTATTGGAGGAATTTATCAGCATGGTGAAGCGAGTGTTAACGGATATTCCTTCTCCCTCTTCTGCATCAAAAGTATAA
- a CDS encoding ureidoglycolate lyase produces MNRTISVKQLSVEEISAERFQPFGQLITPTADDKPYDAKDAQLVLHNGTPRFYIMRLYHRGRKFHKITRHQHCTQCLGSLEGKDWWMAVAPACECEQPAIDDIKVFRIPGNCFIKLGLGTWHAGPYFEHDVVDFYNLELSDTNEVDHFTHNFLKSHNLELEIV; encoded by the coding sequence ATGAATCGCACCATTTCAGTGAAACAGCTTTCAGTAGAAGAAATTAGCGCCGAACGCTTTCAACCCTTCGGTCAATTAATCACGCCGACAGCCGATGATAAACCCTATGATGCAAAAGATGCACAATTAGTTCTGCACAACGGTACTCCCCGCTTTTACATCATGCGCTTGTATCACAGAGGTCGCAAATTTCACAAAATCACGCGCCATCAGCACTGTACCCAATGTTTGGGTTCTCTAGAAGGGAAAGACTGGTGGATGGCGGTTGCACCTGCTTGTGAATGTGAACAACCTGCCATTGATGACATTAAAGTTTTTCGGATTCCGGGAAACTGTTTCATCAAGTTAGGACTAGGAACGTGGCACGCGGGTCCTTATTTTGAACATGATGTTGTCGATTTCTACAATTTAGAACTGAGTGACACAAATGAGGTTGACCACTTTACTCATAATTTCCTGAAAAGCCACAATTTAGAGTTGGAAATTGTTTGA